The following proteins are encoded in a genomic region of Paenibacillus sp. FSL R7-0273:
- the rpsH gene encoding 30S ribosomal protein S8: MTMSDPIADMLTRIRNANIVRHETVEMPASTMKKQIADILKREGFIRDAEFVEDSKQGIIRIFLKYGPNQERVISGLKRISKPGLRVYTKSNEVPRVLGGLGIAIISTSKGVMTDKEARQSKSGGEVVCYVW, translated from the coding sequence ATGACTATGTCTGATCCTATTGCAGATATGCTTACTCGTATTCGTAACGCCAACATTGTGCGTCACGAGACAGTAGAAATGCCTGCTTCTACTATGAAAAAACAAATCGCGGACATCCTGAAGCGTGAAGGCTTCATCCGTGATGCGGAATTCGTTGAAGACAGCAAACAAGGGATTATCCGTATCTTCTTGAAATACGGCCCGAACCAAGAGCGCGTTATCTCTGGTCTGAAGAGAATCAGTAAGCCAGGTCTTCGTGTTTACACGAAGAGCAACGAAGTACCACGTGTACTTGGTGGCCTGGGAATCGCGATTATCTCCACTTCCAAGGGAGTTATGACCGACAAAGAAGCTCGTCAATCCAAATCCGGCGGAGAAGTTGTCTGCTACGTATGGTAA
- the rplF gene encoding 50S ribosomal protein L6 yields MSRIGRKPIAVPSGVDVTLDNAVITVKGPKGTLTRELHKDMKVTVENNEITVVRPSDNKLHRSLHGTTRSVVSNMVSGVTEGFSKSLELVGVGYRASKSGDKIVLNVGYSHPVEITPEAGIEFEVPANTKIIVRGIDKERVGAYAAKIRSVREPEPYKGKGIKYEGERIIRKEGKAGKKK; encoded by the coding sequence ATGTCTCGTATTGGTCGCAAACCAATCGCAGTACCTAGCGGTGTAGATGTCACTTTGGACAACGCCGTTATTACAGTAAAAGGTCCTAAAGGCACTTTGACTCGTGAACTTCATAAAGACATGAAGGTTACAGTTGAAAATAACGAAATCACCGTTGTTCGCCCGTCGGACAACAAATTGCATCGTTCACTTCACGGCACAACCCGCTCCGTTGTCAGCAACATGGTGAGTGGTGTGACTGAAGGTTTCTCGAAATCTCTGGAGCTGGTTGGGGTCGGATATCGTGCAAGCAAATCCGGAGATAAAATCGTACTGAACGTTGGTTACTCCCACCCGGTTGAAATTACACCGGAAGCTGGTATCGAGTTCGAGGTTCCTGCGAACACGAAGATCATCGTTAGAGGTATCGATAAAGAACGCGTAGGTGCTTATGCAGCTAAGATCCGTTCCGTACGTGAACCAGAACCGTATAAAGGTAAAGGTATCAAGTACGAAGGCGAACGTATTATCCGTAAGGAAGGTAAAGCCGGTAAGAAGAAATAA
- the rplR gene encoding 50S ribosomal protein L18, with product MITKEDKNKARLKRHLRVRKKIQGTVERPRLNVFRSSKHIYAQLIDDVTGVTIVSASTQDKELSATIGNGGSVEAAGKVGKLIAERAKAKGYAVVVFDRGGYLYHGRIQALADAAREAGLEF from the coding sequence ATGATTACAAAAGAGGACAAAAACAAGGCTCGTCTCAAAAGACACCTGCGTGTTCGTAAGAAGATCCAGGGTACTGTTGAGCGTCCACGTTTGAACGTGTTCCGTTCTTCGAAACACATCTATGCTCAACTGATCGATGACGTGACAGGCGTTACTATCGTATCTGCCTCCACTCAGGATAAAGAACTGAGCGCAACAATCGGCAATGGCGGCAGCGTTGAAGCTGCAGGCAAAGTGGGTAAACTGATCGCTGAGCGCGCTAAAGCAAAAGGTTATGCAGTGGTTGTATTTGACCGCGGCGGATACCTGTATCACGGACGGATTCAGGCTTTGGCTGATGCAGCTCGCGAAGCTGGTCTTGAATTCTAG